The following are from one region of the Cyclopterus lumpus isolate fCycLum1 chromosome 21, fCycLum1.pri, whole genome shotgun sequence genome:
- the tbl1x gene encoding F-box-like/WD repeat-containing protein TBL1X codes for MSITSDEVNFLVYRYLQESGFSHSAFTFGIESHISQSNINGTLVPPAALISILQKGLQYVEAEISINEDGTVFDGRPIESLSLIDAVMPDVVQTRQQAFRDKLAQQQVTCAMTASTSGNQSIAPKNGEAPVNGEENGTHNMNNHSESMEMDLDVEMPASKAAVLRGHESEVFICAWNPVSDLLASGSGDSTARIWNLNENNNSNSTQLVLRHCIREGGQDVPSNKDVTSLDWNSDGTLLATGSYDGFARIWTKDGNLASTLGQHKGPIFALKWNKKGNSILSAGVDKTTIIWDAHTGEAKQQFPFHSAPALDVDWQNNTTFASCSTDMCIHVCRLGSDRPLKTFQGHTNEVNAIKWDPSGMLLASCSDDMTLKIWSMKQDSCVHDLQAHSKEIYTIKWSPTGPGTSNPNSNIMLASASFDSTVRLWDVERGVCIHTLTKHQEPVYSVAFSPDGMHLASGSFDKCVHIWNTMTGALVHSFRGTGGIFEVCWNSTGDKVGASASDGSVCVLDLRK; via the exons ATGAGTATTACCAGTGACGAAGTGAACTTCTTGGTGTACAGATACCTCCAGGAATCAG gttTCTCCCACTCAGCATTCACCTTTGGCATTGAGAGCCACATCAGCCAGTCGAACATAAATGGGACACTAGTGCCCCCTGCAGCCCTCATCTCCATCCTGCAGAAAGGGCTTCAGTATGTGGAGGCAGAGATCAGCATCAATGAG GATGGTACGGTCTTCGATGGACGGCCAATCGAGTCGCTGTCACTCATCGATGCAGTGATGCCAGATGTGGTGCAGACGCGACAGCAGGCCTTCCGTGACAAGTTAGCCCAGCAGCAGGTGACCTGCGCCATGACGGCCTCAACCTCTGGGAACCAGTCGATCGCACCAAAGAATGGAGAAGCCCCCGTCAACGGGGAGGAGAATGGCACTCACAACATGA ATAACCACAGTGAGTCCATGGAGATGGATCTAGATGTGGAGATGCCAGCCAGTAAAGCCGCGGTGCTCCGAGGCCACGAATCTGAAGTGTTCATCTGTGCCTGGAACCCTGTCAGCGATCTGCTGGCCTCAGG CTCGGGGGACTCCACCGCCAGGATATGGAACCTGAACGAGAATAACAACTCCAACTCCACCCAGCTGGTGCTGCGCCACTGTATCCGAGAAGGTGGCCAGGATGTCCCCAGCAACAAAGATGTCACCTCACTAGACTGGAAT AGCGATGGGACTCTGCTGGCAACGGGCTCGTATGATGGATTCGCCAGGATATGGACAAAGGATG GGAATCTGGCAAGCACCTTGGGACAGCACAAAGGGCCCATATTTGCTCTCAAGTGGAACAAGAAGGGAAACTCGATTCTCAGTGCTGGTGTAGATAAG ACGACAATCATTTGGGATGCGCACACTGGAGAGGCCAAGCAGCAGTTCCCCTTTCACTCAG CCCCAGCACTGGATGTCGACTGGCAGAACAACACCACCTTTGCCTCCTGCAGCACGGACATGTGCATCCACGTGTGTCGCCTTGGCAGCGACCGGCCCCTCAAGACCTTCCAGGGCCACACG AATGAAGTTAACGCCATTAAGTGGGATCCATCAGGTATGCTGCTGGCCTCCTGCTCCGATGACATGACCTTAAAG ATTTGGAGTATGAAGCAGGATTCCTGTGTCCATGACCTCCAGGCTCATAGCAAAGAGATCTACACGATCAAGTGGAGCCCCACAGGCCCCGGCACGAGCAACCCCAACTCCAACATCATGCTCGCCAG CGCCTCTTTCGACTCGACGGTTCGACTGTGGGATGTCGAGCGAGGGGTTTGCATTCACACGCTGACTAAGCACCAGGAACCGGTCTACAGTGTGGCCTTCAGCCCCGACGGCATGCACCTGGCTAGCGGCTCCTTTGATAAGTGTGTCCACATCTGGAACACCATG ACTGGAGCCCTGGTGCACAGCTTCAGGGGCACTGGTGGTATTTTCGAGGTGTGCTGGAACAGCACCGGGGACAAAGTTGGTGCCAGCGCGTCGGACGGCTCG GTATGTGTTCTTGATCTCCGAAAATAG
- the gpr143 gene encoding G-protein coupled receptor 143: MASPRLETFCCPNRDAATEFVVTFQPVLFGALGLGSAALSLLFAVLQIVPKRKGYRRLGQYALPRPASSSRILFIISLCDILGCAGIIVRSSVWLGLPNVIDRVSVANSTDVWPEVFCVGSAMWIQLFFSASFWWTFCYAVDVFLVVKTSAGISTIILYHMITWGLAVLLCVEGVAMLYYPSISDCEQGLQHAIPHYVTTYAPMLLVLVANPVFFNRTISAVTSLLKGRQGIYTENERRLANEIKIRFFKIMLVFCICWVPNIINESLLFYLEMQTDINDNGFRNIRNAALITWFIMGILNPMQAFLNTLAFHGWTGFDVDFRLQRRRELAWDSVSTSVPNAAGNNPLLGTTLLYQSHVQEAKKSNGQHHSDAISVLSEGSESSTVEIHISSDLRDYEDVDADEESLENSVRH; encoded by the exons ATGGCTTCCCCCCGGCTGGAGACGTTCTGCTGCCCGAACAGAGACGCTGCGACCGAGTTCGTGGTGACCTTCCAGCCGGTGCTGTTCGGGGCTCTGGGTCTGGGCAGCGCGGCGCTCAGCCTCCTGTTCGCCGTGTTACAGATTGTGCCAAAACGCAAAGGGTACAGAAGACTGGGCCAGTACGCGCTGCCGAGGCCCGCGTCCTCCTCGCGGATATTGTTCATCATCAGCCTCTGTGACATTCTGGGATGCGCAG gtatCATCGTCAGGTCCTCCGTGTGGCTCGGCCTGCCCAACGTCATTGACCGCGTCTCGGTGGCCAACAGCACCGACGTCTGGCCCGAGGTCTTCTGTGTTGGCAGTGCG ATGTGGATCCAGTTGTTTTTCAGCGCTTCTTTTTGGTGGACCTTTTGCTATGCTGTTGACGTCTTCCTGGTTGTGAAGACATCTGCAGGAATCAG CACCATTATCCTCTACCACATGATTACATGGGGTCTGGCcgtgctgctgtgtgtggaaGGAGTGGCCATGCTCTACTACCCATCTATCTCTGA CTGTGAGCAAGGCCTCCAGCACGCTATCCCACACTATGTCACCACCTACGCACCAATGCTGCTCGTCCTGGTAGCCAACCCGGTCTTCTTCAATCGGACCATATCTGCAG TGACATCTTTGCTCAAAGGACGACAAGGAATCTACACAGAAAATGAGCGACGGCTGGCCAATGAGATTAAAATACGCTTCTTTAAAATAATGCTGGTTTTCTGCATTTG CTGGGTTCCCAACATCATCAATGAGAGCCTCCTCTTCTACCTGGAGATGCAGACCGACATCAATGATAACGGTTTCAGGAACATCAGGAACGCAGCTCTCATCACATGGTTTATCATG GGAATCCTGAACCCCATGCAAGCTTTCCTCAACACTCTCGCCTTTCACGGCTGGACCGGCTTCGATGTCGACTTCCGACTGCAGCGCAGGAGGGAGCTGGCGTGGGACTCGGTTTCTACTTCAGTGCCCAACGCAGCAGGTAATAATCCCTTGCTGGGAACCACTCTGCTCTACCAGAGTCACGTCCAGGAGGCCAAAAAGAGCAACGGACAGCACCACTCCGACGCCATCAGCGTGCTCTCAGAAG GTTCAGAGTCTAGTACAGTTGAAATCCACATTTCCAGCGATCTACGAGACTATGAGGATGTAGACGCTGATGAGGAATCCTTGGAGAACTCTGTAAGGCATTAG